The window CCAGCTTTATCTAGGAATTCAACTTTAGGACTGCTGATCTTGTCCTGAGTAAACCTAAATACATGAAGAAAATAATAGTTTTCGCCAATATTACTGGTTATGATATTGTTTTCGTACTCTAATATTATCGTCAAAGGTATTGCTAACCACAAAAAATGGTTAGCAATACTTCTATTCATACTAATCTTCTATTTCAGGCCACGGACAGGACAATTCAGCTTCTCTCCCATTTCTTTGAGCCATGAGTCAGGATAAGCATCATAAGTTTTCCCGTCGAGCACGCCCTGGGGGGACTGGCGAAACTGCTGGAGCACCCAGGGAGTTTCATTTCCAAGGAACTCACGGATTAGCTTTAGATCTTCAAATGTATGCCAGACCGGCAGTACCGTAGTTCTGAATTCGTATGCAATTGTACTCGCCCTGATCCATTGGATGGTTTCAAACGCCGCCTCTCCGCTGTTTTTGCACGCGGTCAGCTTCTCGTATTTATCAGGAGTACATTTAATATCCATGGCAATATAGTCCAGGAAAAGAGCCAGCTCCCGGAGTTTTTCCGGGCTGCTTCCATTGGTATCCAATTTCACCTTGAAACCGAGCGCTTTGACCTCTCTTACAAAGGGATTCAGATCCGGGGATAAAAGCGGCTCCCCGCCAGTAAGACAAACACCGTCCAGTAATCCTTTCCTGGTCTTCATAAATTCAATGACAGCAGAAGGAGAAGTCCGCGACTTCTCCTTCTTGTTGACCAAAGCAGGGTTATGGCAGTAGCCACACTGGAAATTACAACCTCCAAAAAAGACCGTTGCTACGATATGTCCAGGATAATCGACAAGAGAGAAAGGTTCAATATCCATTAGCATCTGCGATCACCAATCCTTGTTCTGCTTTATACTAAATACCTGTACTCGTAAAAGTTTCTGCATAAAATAGATACGTTGTGACAACTTACCCTTATTTCGCTACCCCGTCAAACAGACTTGGCGTGACGCCCGTAACACGGTATTTTACGGTTTCTTGTTTCTCTTCCTGTTTGCCGGGATTCATGGCGGAGACCGGTCTATAGAAGCCGGTGACCCTCGTCATGACTAAGGTTTCCCTGCCGCACTCGGGACAGTTAAAATGTTCACCTTTGATATACTTGTGGTCCTCACAGATGCTGAAGGTTGGGGTCAGCGTGAAATACGGCAGCTGGAAGTTCTCAAACACCCTGCGTACGACGGCCTTGGCGACGGCAAGATCATCGAGACTTTCAGCCAGATAACCGTGAAGCACGGTCCCACCGGTATAAAGCGTCTGCAGCCCATCCTGAAGCTCGACGGCACGGAACAGGTCGCTGGTATAACCCACAGGCAGGTGGGTGGAGTTCGTGTAATAGGGTTCATTGTCACCAGCCGTAATGATATCGGGATAATGCTTTTTGTTGATTTTGGCCAGACGGTAGCTCGTACCTTCCGCGGGCGTTGCCTCAAGGTTATAGAGGTCTCCGTCTTGCTCCTGGAATTCCTGGATGCGGTCTCTCATATAGTTCAATGTTTCCTTGGCAAAATTCTGTCCGAAAACAGTGGTGATGTCATCGGCGTCCGAGGTAAAATTACGGATCGCTTCATTCATGCCGACCAGACCGATCGTCGAGAAGTGGTTCGTCCAGTACTTGCCAAATCGTTTTTTAATATCTCTCAGATAAAATTTGGTATAGGGATATAAGCCGTTGTCCGTCAGGATCTCCAGCGTTTTACGTTTGGTCTGCAACGAGGACCGGGCGATGTTCATGTGGTTATCAATCAATGTGATGAACTGATCCCAGTTGCCTTTAGCCAGATAGCCGTACAACGGCAGGTTCAGGGTTACAACGCCAATGCTTCCTGTGAGCGGATTGGCCCCGAACAGGCCACCGCCGCGTTTTCTGAGTTCCCTGTTGTCCAGACGCAGACGGCAGCACATGCTTCTGGCGTCCTCTGGATTCATATCGGAGTTAATAAAGTTCGCAAAATACGGGATTCCGTATTTATCGGTCATTTTGAAGATCGCTCTCGATACTTCACTGTTCCAGTCAAAGCCCTTCGTGATGTTATACGTCGGGATCGGGAAGCTAAAAATATTGCCGTCAGCGTCCCCTTCCAGCATGACCTCACAGAACGCCATATTGATGATATCCATTTCAGCTTGATATTCCCGGTACGGCGTATCCAGAAATTTGCCGTCAACCACAGCAGGTTCATCTTTAATGGCCGATTCGGCCGCCCGCACATCGAGCGTAATATTAAAGAATGGAGACTGGAAACCTACCCTGGTCGGGACATTGACATTGAAAATAAATTCCTGAATCCCCTGCTTGACTTGTTTATAATCAAGGTTATCTACTCTGACGAACGGAGCAAGATAGGTATCAAAGCTGGAGAGTGCCTGAGCACCGGCAGCTTCTCCCTGTAAGGTATAAACGAAATTAACGATCTGTCCGAGTGCGGAACGGAAGTGTTTGGCCGGTCTGGAGGTCGTCTTGCCTTCCGCGCCCCTAAAGCCCACCAAAAGCAGATCTTTGAGATCCCAACCGACGCAATATGGAGCAAGGTCTCCCATGTCATGATTATGTAAGGCACCGGAATCGTGCGCTTTGCCAACTTCAGCCGGAAGCAGGGACTGCCAAAAAGCATTAGTCGCTTTGCTGGTTACAAACCGGTTAAGCCCTTGAACCGAAAATCCCATATTGGAATTCTCTTTGATTTCCCAGGTTCCCAGCCCCAGGTAGTCGGAGAATAATTGATTGTTATCGTTTTTGGCACTTTCCTGATTGCGGATGATTTCATGCTGGAAGCGGTACCGGATATATGCTCTGGCGACATTGGTATTTCCTGTCTGCATCAGGACATCTTCGACTTTGTCCTGAATCTGCTCGATTTGGAAGCCTTCATTCTTGCTGTAAGCAGCTTCCAATTCTGAGAATACCCTGTCGGTAACGATCTTCGCCCAGTTCGTGACATTGGGGGTTTCGGTAGCGATAAAAGCCTTTTCTACCGCCTTGCGAATCTTTTCTTGATTAAAAATTTCTCTTCTTCCATCCCTTTTCACAACGTACATGGCTTAGTCCTCCTGCTCCCATATATATTTATTTGCATGGATATCCTGTCTTTATCGCAAGGATCTCAATTGGGGGACTGTTTTATTTGCGACGCTTTACCAGTCCGTTCAACTCCTCCATAAACTTCTGAATATCTTTGAACTGCCTGTAAACAGAAGCAAAGCGAATATACGCAATCTCATCTATTTCAAACAGTTTTTTCATGACGGCTTCGCCGACCAGTTCGCTCGGCACTTCGCGATCGTTGATATCACGCATTTCTCTTTCGATATCAGTGACCATTGTTTCCAGCTGCTCAGTGGACACGGGGCGTTTTTCACAGGCCTTGTTCAAACCCGATAACAGTTTGTGACGGGAAAAGGGCTCTCTTCTGCCATCCTTTTTCACGACAATCAGCTGAAAATCCTCGTAGCGCTCATACGTCGTAAAACGCTTTGTGCAGACATCGCATTCCCGTCTGCGTCGGATAGCAGTACCTTCCTCAATTTGTCTGGAATCCAACACCTTCGTGTCGTCGCTCTGGCAAAAAGGACAGCGCAATACCCTCATCCTTCCTATATCTTGTATACTCCTTATTTTATCAATACCATATATAGTAAGCAATCGCCTTTTATGGGCGTTTTTATGCATCTAAGGCCTTCTATATGGATAATTTTACGTTTTGCTTGCGATTTTAGTTCTTGAAGATTTTATGCAGAACATTACTTAAGTCCCAAATCATTGCAAAATAAATAAATCAAGACAAACACACTTCCGTCAAAAAAACATATCCTTTTATTGTAAATATATTCCATGATAACCATAAGGAGGAATCCCCATGAGTATTGGTCAACCCTCCTATCTTCTGCAAAAAGTTGCACCGATTGTACTGAGGGAACTTCAGCCATACATCGCCGGTAAAGTTGGCCCCCTCGTTGCTGAAAAGATTGGCATGCCCATTGCCAGGAAAGTCGGACTTCCACTTGCTAAAAGAATAGGTATTCCTGTAGCCCGTAAGACCGGTACCTTTTTGTTGAACCGGGTCGGCTATCCGCTTATTAACAAAGTCATTTTCAAAGGAAATTCCCCTTCATTTCTCTTGCCCGGAAATCCCCAGGCAAACAGTGGCACAGGAATAAAGACAATGATGACAGAAACAGGAAATGGTACTGGTACTGGAATAAGCACAGGTTCAGGTTCAGGTACAGTTACTAATACAAGTAAAGGTAGAAAAAGGACAAAAAGAACAGAAACCGGAATAGGACCTGAAGCAGGTGTGCGCACGAGAAAACAAATCAAAGCAGAAAAAAAGATTGAAAAGCAAAATAGACAGCGCCAAAAAACACGGAGAGGCTTGTTTAGTTTTGGTAAAAACCTTCAGTCTTTTCCAACTGGGATCCATCCGCAGAACCAAATTGTCCCCGGGCCGGTAGTTCCTTCTCCTAATCAGGAAGCACCGAGTACCTTCGCTCAGCCTGTTATTCAAAATCCAACTGTCCAAAATCCTTATGAACTATTTGATCAAAATCAGAATTATGCTTCAAGTCTATTTAATAGAAGAAGACAAAACTATGGTTTTTGAAAAATTTGAAATCCCGCCTCAGTCTCGAGACGGGATTTCATGCATCTATTAGCATCTATTACAGAGATCAACGGTTAATATTAAATATTTTAGCTTCGGGATGAGAAAAAACAACAGCGCTAACAGACGCTTCGGGGTCCATCATGAAATTCTCTGTCAGCGTTATCCCAATCTCCTCCGGTTTCAGCAGTCTGAATAGCTTGGCCTGTTCTTCCAGTGCAGGGTAGATCGGGTAACCCGGAGAAACCCGGATGCCGTTGTCAATCCCCCAGATTTTACGCATTTTTTCATGTATGATGTCAGCAAATGCTTCAGCCAGCTCCAGAGCCAGAACCTGAAGAAGAAAAGACTTCAGGTATTCACCCTTGTCCCGGTAATTCTCAGCCTTTTCTTTAATCCCCAGGCCGGTGGTCAGCGCGAACATTCCAAGATAATCATACGCCTGCTCCTGTCCAACATGCTTGTTCCGGGGGCGGACATAGTCAGCCAGACAAAGGCCATTGTCTTTTTGCTGACGCGGAAAGCTGAGTGCTTCAAGGACAGTATTCGAAGCTTTCAGATTCGGATTCGAATCCGAATCTGAATCCATAATAGCGACCGTATTTCCGTTCGCACAGGCCGGATAAAACGCAAATACCCCATTGACCGTAATTAGCTTGTGTTCTTGGATCTCTTCCAGGAAATCCTGAACAAATATCTGGATTTTGGCTGATTTATCTTGGGAAACATCTGCGGAATCCAGCAGGAGACTTTCTGCTGCCTTGATTTCTTCCTGGGAAGAGTGGCGCAGTTTGTTTTTGACACCGAGATAACGCCTCAGGATAAAAGGCAAATCGAGGTTCGGGATGATCTCCACCAACGGATAATCCAGGAGAATCTCCCTTTCCGTATACTGCGGACGGCAGACAGGTCCGTCAAAGCTGACCGGCGAAAATTTATTTTCGATGTGGTTGTCAGAAATACTGCCGGAGATACTGTCTGGGATGTTACCGGAAATCGTACCAGCATTACCAGCCTGATCATTATTTTTAGCCGCGTTATAGCTTCCGGAATCATTGGCTGACTTTCTTTTCAGACCATTCAGGAGATTCAGGCCATCCATGGCGTCGCGCGCATACAGGACCGGTCCGCCGTATTGCGGAGCGATCTTTTCTTCGGTATATTTTCGGGACAGAGCCGCACCCCCGAGAATCAACGGGATATTGATTCCGGCTGCCTGAAGGTCCTGGGCAGTCAGCAGCATTTGCTGGACAGATTTGACCAGAAGTCCGGATAAACCGATCGCATCAGGGGCCTCTTTCCTAGCCGCTTCTATCAGCTGTTCAGAACTGACTTTTACGCCAAGGTTAATCACTTTATAACCGTTATTGGCCAGGATGATCTCCACAAGATTCTTACCGATATCATGGACATCGCCCTTGACTGTCGCGAGCAGTATCTTCCCTTTGACCGCCTCTTCGGCTTTCTCCATATAGGCCTCCAGGATGGTCACCGCTGCCTTCATGACTTCGGCACTCTGCAGAACTTCAGCCACGATCAGTTGGTTCCTGTTAAAGAGGCTGCCGACTTCCTCCATCCCCTTCATCAACGGGCCGTTAATAATTTCGAGCGGCCGGTATTTCGTCAGGGCCTCGTACAGATCGTTTTCCAGACCCTCCTTGGAGCCTTCAACAATCGTTCCTGCCAGCCGTTCCTCAACGGAAAGCCCGGATGTCTGTTTTTGTTCCGTGACCTTTTTCTCTCGGTAAAAATCGGTAAAGGCTTTTAAGGTCTGGTCATTCGTATTTAAGAGCAGGTCTTCGGCCAGTTTTTTCTCTTCATGCGGAATCGTCGCATAACGTTCCAGTTTTTCGGAATTGACAATGGCGTAGTCCAGCCCGGCTACGGTATTCAGATAGACGAATACGGCATTCAGCACTTCCCGGCCTGCCGCAGGCAGACCGAAGGAGACATTGCTGATCCCAAGAATCGTCTTGCATTCCGGATATTTGGCTTTGATCAGGCGCAGGCCTTCAATGGTCTCAACTGCGGAACCGAGATACTTAGCATCCCCGGTCCCTACCGGGAATGTCAGCGGATCAAAGATAATGTCGGCAGCCGAAAGACCATATTCATACACCAGCAGATCGTAAGAGCGTCCGGCCACTTCGAGCTTGCGCTCCCGGGTCAGGGCCATACCCTGTTCATCGATTAAGCCGACCACGACTGCAGCCCCGAACTTTCGGAGCAGCGGAACAACATCATCGAAGCGTTCCCGTCCATTTTCAAGGTTGATCGAATTGATAATTGCTTTGCCCTGAATTAGCCGGAGTCCAGCTTCCAAAACCGCAGGATCGGTCGTATCCAGCATCAGCGGCACTTTGACTTTATTGACAACATGGGGTAGAAAACTGACCATATCCTCCAGTTCGTCCCGGTCGGGATTAGCCACACAGACATCTATGATCTGAGCACCCTTCTTGACCTGGTTTCGGGCAATCTCGGAGCCTTCTTCATAATATTCACCGGCAATCAGTTCCTTAAATTTGCGGGAACCGATCACATTAGTCCGCTCACCAACCAGAAGTGGCCGGTTGTCTTCTTCGGGCCAGACCGGTTCAAGCCCGGTGATACTGCTCCGTTCCGCTGCCATTGTCCGTCTTGGAGCGTACTTGGCCAGGGCTGCGGCCAGCGCTTCGATATGGCGGTCCGTCGTCCCGCAGCAGCCACCTGCAATGTTCAGCCAACCTTTAGCTGCATAAGCGGCCATCTTGCCGGCAAATTCTTCCGGTGTTTCGCGGTAGCCGCCGTCTTCGTCCGGAAGACCCGCGTTTGGGTAACAGCTCACGGCACAAGAGGCAATTCCCTCCAATGTTCTAAGGTGATCATTCATCAGTTCTGCTCCGGTACCGCAGTTCATGCCGACGGCGACCGGTTTCAGGTGCTGTATCGAAATATATAAGGCTTCAATATTCTGTCCTGCGAGCATCGTACCCGAAGGTTCAATCGTCACGGAAACGACCAGCGGCACTTCCCGCTCAAGTTCAGCAAAGGCGCGCTGGATCCCGAGTCCTGCCGCCTTGATATTCAGCGTATCCTGACAGGTTTCGACGATCAGCAGATCGACGCCTCCCTTAATAAGGCCAAGTGTCTGACGGCAATAAGCCTCTTCCAGGTCAGTAAAAGTAATACCGCCTCCAAAGGCCAGCATCTTGGTCGTCGGACCCATAGATCCAGCCACAAACCGGGGTTTTTCCGCTGTGGACCATTTATCAGCAGCTTCGCGGGCCAGCCGTGCCGCAGCCTCGTTGATTTCCATATCCCTGTCCCCGAGATGATATTCCCCAAGGACAATATTTGTACCTCCGAAGGTATTGGTCTCAATGATATCCGCACCGGCTTTCAGATAGGCCTCATGAATATCACGTACGATGTGAGGACGGGTGAGCGTCAGAATTTCGTTGCAGCCTTCCTGTTCAGGCCCTCCAAAATCTTCGGCAGACAGATCCTTCTGCTGAAGCATGGTCCCCATTGCTCCGTCCAGAATCAGAATTTTTCTCGCAAGCAATTCATTAAAAATCTGTTGTTTCATGGTCTCACCACTTCTTTGCAAACTTTTCTTCCAAGCTTCCCTTGGGTTTATCATATTATTTTACCATGATTATACGATTCGTCCAATCTATACATTTCGTATTTCCTGAGCAATCATTTTTGTATATTCTAAGCAGCATATCCGGATATTCTGAGCTGCAGAAAATTCTTGTGAAAATTGCTCAAATCGTTAAAATAGTTATATATGGCGATATTCAGACAAATAGGGCTATATTCAGTTTCCTTTCAGAATAATCGTGTATTTTAAAGATACAGGAGGAATAAATAGATGGCCAATAAATTCAGGATACTGATTGTGGATGACGACGCTTCAATCCGTCAGATGCTCAGCCTGGGGCTGAAGCAGGAGGGTTACGATATTGGAACAGCGGACAACGGAAAAAAGGCGCTGGAGATAATCCCGGTCTTTGAACCTCATGTCATCATCCTTGACATTATGATGCCGGTCATGGACGGATATGAACTATGTGAATCCATCCCGGAAATATCCGGTGCTTCCATAATTATGCTGACTGCCAAGGATACATCCAAAGACATTGTCAAAGGCCTGCGCCTCGGAGCGCATGACTATTTAGTTAAACCTTTTCACTTTGAAGAGCTGCTGGCCCGGATT is drawn from Dehalobacter sp. 12DCB1 and contains these coding sequences:
- a CDS encoding response regulator transcription factor, with the protein product MANKFRILIVDDDASIRQMLSLGLKQEGYDIGTADNGKKALEIIPVFEPHVIILDIMMPVMDGYELCESIPEISGASIIMLTAKDTSKDIVKGLRLGAHDYLVKPFHFEELLARIEVQLRNRFPDLSGRRTIGRFTIDELKKSILLDNQPLQLSPTEYKLLSYLLWNSNQTLSKEQILIHIWGYDFEGEDNIVEVYIRYLREKLGDLDHTIIKTVRGLGYHLQTEQQ
- the nrdR gene encoding transcriptional regulator NrdR; this encodes MRCPFCQSDDTKVLDSRQIEEGTAIRRRRECDVCTKRFTTYERYEDFQLIVVKKDGRREPFSRHKLLSGLNKACEKRPVSTEQLETMVTDIEREMRDINDREVPSELVGEAVMKKLFEIDEIAYIRFASVYRQFKDIQKFMEELNGLVKRRK
- a CDS encoding ribonucleoside triphosphate reductase, giving the protein MYVVKRDGRREIFNQEKIRKAVEKAFIATETPNVTNWAKIVTDRVFSELEAAYSKNEGFQIEQIQDKVEDVLMQTGNTNVARAYIRYRFQHEIIRNQESAKNDNNQLFSDYLGLGTWEIKENSNMGFSVQGLNRFVTSKATNAFWQSLLPAEVGKAHDSGALHNHDMGDLAPYCVGWDLKDLLLVGFRGAEGKTTSRPAKHFRSALGQIVNFVYTLQGEAAGAQALSSFDTYLAPFVRVDNLDYKQVKQGIQEFIFNVNVPTRVGFQSPFFNITLDVRAAESAIKDEPAVVDGKFLDTPYREYQAEMDIINMAFCEVMLEGDADGNIFSFPIPTYNITKGFDWNSEVSRAIFKMTDKYGIPYFANFINSDMNPEDARSMCCRLRLDNRELRKRGGGLFGANPLTGSIGVVTLNLPLYGYLAKGNWDQFITLIDNHMNIARSSLQTKRKTLEILTDNGLYPYTKFYLRDIKKRFGKYWTNHFSTIGLVGMNEAIRNFTSDADDITTVFGQNFAKETLNYMRDRIQEFQEQDGDLYNLEATPAEGTSYRLAKINKKHYPDIITAGDNEPYYTNSTHLPVGYTSDLFRAVELQDGLQTLYTGGTVLHGYLAESLDDLAVAKAVVRRVFENFQLPYFTLTPTFSICEDHKYIKGEHFNCPECGRETLVMTRVTGFYRPVSAMNPGKQEEKQETVKYRVTGVTPSLFDGVAK
- the metH gene encoding methionine synthase, translating into MKQQIFNELLARKILILDGAMGTMLQQKDLSAEDFGGPEQEGCNEILTLTRPHIVRDIHEAYLKAGADIIETNTFGGTNIVLGEYHLGDRDMEINEAAARLAREAADKWSTAEKPRFVAGSMGPTTKMLAFGGGITFTDLEEAYCRQTLGLIKGGVDLLIVETCQDTLNIKAAGLGIQRAFAELEREVPLVVSVTIEPSGTMLAGQNIEALYISIQHLKPVAVGMNCGTGAELMNDHLRTLEGIASCAVSCYPNAGLPDEDGGYRETPEEFAGKMAAYAAKGWLNIAGGCCGTTDRHIEALAAALAKYAPRRTMAAERSSITGLEPVWPEEDNRPLLVGERTNVIGSRKFKELIAGEYYEEGSEIARNQVKKGAQIIDVCVANPDRDELEDMVSFLPHVVNKVKVPLMLDTTDPAVLEAGLRLIQGKAIINSINLENGRERFDDVVPLLRKFGAAVVVGLIDEQGMALTRERKLEVAGRSYDLLVYEYGLSAADIIFDPLTFPVGTGDAKYLGSAVETIEGLRLIKAKYPECKTILGISNVSFGLPAAGREVLNAVFVYLNTVAGLDYAIVNSEKLERYATIPHEEKKLAEDLLLNTNDQTLKAFTDFYREKKVTEQKQTSGLSVEERLAGTIVEGSKEGLENDLYEALTKYRPLEIINGPLMKGMEEVGSLFNRNQLIVAEVLQSAEVMKAAVTILEAYMEKAEEAVKGKILLATVKGDVHDIGKNLVEIILANNGYKVINLGVKVSSEQLIEAARKEAPDAIGLSGLLVKSVQQMLLTAQDLQAAGINIPLILGGAALSRKYTEEKIAPQYGGPVLYARDAMDGLNLLNGLKRKSANDSGSYNAAKNNDQAGNAGTISGNIPDSISGSISDNHIENKFSPVSFDGPVCRPQYTEREILLDYPLVEIIPNLDLPFILRRYLGVKNKLRHSSQEEIKAAESLLLDSADVSQDKSAKIQIFVQDFLEEIQEHKLITVNGVFAFYPACANGNTVAIMDSDSDSNPNLKASNTVLEALSFPRQQKDNGLCLADYVRPRNKHVGQEQAYDYLGMFALTTGLGIKEKAENYRDKGEYLKSFLLQVLALELAEAFADIIHEKMRKIWGIDNGIRVSPGYPIYPALEEQAKLFRLLKPEEIGITLTENFMMDPEASVSAVVFSHPEAKIFNINR
- a CDS encoding anaerobic ribonucleoside-triphosphate reductase activating protein, translating into MLMDIEPFSLVDYPGHIVATVFFGGCNFQCGYCHNPALVNKKEKSRTSPSAVIEFMKTRKGLLDGVCLTGGEPLLSPDLNPFVREVKALGFKVKLDTNGSSPEKLRELALFLDYIAMDIKCTPDKYEKLTACKNSGEAAFETIQWIRASTIAYEFRTTVLPVWHTFEDLKLIREFLGNETPWVLQQFRQSPQGVLDGKTYDAYPDSWLKEMGEKLNCPVRGLK